In Microbacterium sp. SLBN-146, one genomic interval encodes:
- a CDS encoding glutamate ABC transporter substrate-binding protein has protein sequence MRKTRIGGAFAGLAIAALVLTACNSGTPGGTSSGDGGDAGGDSAGLWEVATEVDLTDSPTYDRMVERDGVIVGVKNDQPGLGYEDATTGERTGFDVDVARWIAASLGFDQDQIEYVTIPSANREQEIVNGNIDYYVGTYSITDSRKEQIDFAGPYFITGQGLLVAADNEDIGGPDDLEGKIVCSVTGSTPLQRIRDEYNPGDTVEYDTYSQCVEQLKAGSVDAITTDEAILAGYVAQEPDALKIAGEPFSEERYGVGLEKGDTALKDWINTLFTDGGDVWTGLFDLHLAPAGISGTQPDVDE, from the coding sequence ATGCGCAAGACACGTATCGGCGGTGCGTTCGCGGGACTCGCGATCGCAGCGCTCGTCCTGACGGCCTGCAACAGCGGCACACCGGGCGGCACGTCCAGCGGCGACGGCGGCGACGCGGGCGGCGACAGCGCCGGCCTGTGGGAGGTCGCGACCGAGGTCGACCTGACCGACAGCCCCACCTACGACCGCATGGTCGAGCGCGACGGCGTCATCGTCGGCGTCAAGAACGACCAGCCCGGACTCGGCTACGAGGATGCCACGACGGGTGAGCGCACCGGATTCGATGTCGACGTCGCCCGCTGGATCGCGGCTTCCCTGGGCTTCGACCAGGACCAGATCGAGTACGTCACGATCCCCTCCGCGAACCGCGAGCAGGAGATCGTCAACGGGAACATCGACTACTACGTCGGCACGTACTCCATCACGGACAGCCGCAAGGAGCAGATCGACTTCGCCGGCCCGTACTTCATCACGGGACAGGGCCTTCTCGTCGCTGCCGACAACGAGGACATCGGGGGCCCCGACGACCTCGAGGGCAAGATCGTCTGCTCGGTGACCGGTTCGACGCCGCTGCAGCGCATCCGCGACGAGTACAACCCGGGTGACACCGTGGAGTACGACACCTACTCGCAGTGCGTCGAGCAGCTCAAGGCCGGCTCGGTCGACGCGATCACGACGGATGAGGCGATCCTCGCCGGTTACGTGGCTCAGGAGCCCGACGCCCTGAAGATCGCCGGTGAGCCCTTCAGCGAGGAGCGCTACGGCGTCGGCCTCGAAAAGGGCGACACGGCCCTGAAGGACTGGATCAACACCCTCTTCACCGACGGTGGCGATGTCTGGACCGGACTGTTCGACCTCCACCTCGCCCCGGCGGGCATCTCGGGCACGCAGCCCGACGTCGACGAGTGA
- a CDS encoding amino acid ABC transporter ATP-binding protein, translating into MTTPADPAPRTSNISVRRGDPLVKITDVQKHYGDFQALTDINLTVNRGEVVVVIGPSGSGKSTLCRTINRLETITSGTITIDGEELPKEGKALAALRADVGMVFQSFNLFAHLSILDNVTLGPIKVKRVKKAEAEARARQLLDRVGVGHQADKLPAQLSGGQQQRVAIARALAMQPKVMLFDEPTSALDPEMINEVLDVMVGLAQDGMTMIVVTHEMGFARKAADRVVFMADGLIVEEATPEEFFTNPRSDRAKDFLSKLITH; encoded by the coding sequence ATGACGACACCCGCTGATCCTGCGCCCCGGACGTCGAACATCTCGGTGCGACGCGGAGACCCGCTCGTGAAGATCACCGATGTGCAGAAGCACTACGGCGATTTCCAAGCTCTCACCGACATCAACCTCACCGTCAATCGGGGCGAGGTCGTCGTGGTGATCGGCCCGTCCGGCTCGGGCAAGTCGACGTTGTGTCGCACGATCAATCGGCTCGAGACGATCACGAGCGGGACGATCACGATCGACGGCGAGGAGCTGCCCAAGGAGGGGAAGGCGCTCGCGGCGCTGCGCGCCGACGTCGGGATGGTCTTCCAATCGTTCAACCTGTTCGCGCACCTGTCGATCCTCGACAACGTGACGCTCGGACCGATCAAGGTCAAGCGTGTCAAGAAGGCGGAAGCCGAGGCGCGGGCACGGCAGCTCCTCGACCGGGTGGGCGTCGGGCATCAGGCCGACAAGCTTCCCGCGCAGCTCTCCGGCGGTCAGCAGCAGCGCGTCGCGATCGCGCGTGCTCTCGCGATGCAGCCGAAGGTCATGCTCTTCGACGAGCCGACCAGCGCCCTCGACCCCGAGATGATCAACGAGGTTCTCGACGTGATGGTGGGCCTCGCCCAGGACGGCATGACGATGATCGTCGTCACTCACGAGATGGGCTTCGCCCGAAAGGCCGCCGACCGCGTCGTGTTCATGGCCGACGGCCTCATCGTCGAGGAGGCCACGCCGGAGGAGTTCTTCACGAACCCCCGCAGCGATCGTGCCAAGGATTTCCTCTCGAAGCTCATCACTCACTAG
- a CDS encoding RNA methyltransferase — protein MLENPRSPRVRAVAKLTKRSARQETGLFLLEGPQAAREALAYRPETIVEIFATPTALERHPDIREGVRSADLEVVFTTEAVLDSMADTVTPQGIVAVARQTPTSVRDIFAASPRLVVICEEVRDPGNLGTIIRAADAAGADAVILTGRTVDPYNPKVVRATTGSLFHLPISVGADLATTVERAHGAGLRVIAADVGGEDFLASRHVLAEPTAWLFGNEARGLEEDAIQLADLTLRLPIYGAAESLNLATAASVCLYETAFAQRAEA, from the coding sequence GTGCTCGAGAACCCGCGCTCGCCTCGCGTACGCGCCGTCGCGAAACTCACCAAGCGCAGTGCGCGGCAGGAAACCGGGCTGTTCCTCCTCGAGGGGCCTCAGGCAGCCCGCGAGGCTCTCGCCTACCGGCCCGAGACGATCGTCGAGATCTTCGCCACGCCGACGGCTCTGGAGCGCCACCCCGATATTCGAGAGGGTGTGCGCTCCGCTGACCTCGAGGTCGTCTTCACGACGGAAGCCGTGCTGGACTCGATGGCCGATACCGTGACGCCGCAGGGAATCGTCGCGGTGGCCCGCCAGACGCCGACTTCCGTGCGTGACATCTTCGCGGCATCCCCCCGCCTCGTCGTGATCTGCGAGGAGGTCCGGGATCCCGGCAACCTCGGCACGATCATCCGCGCGGCTGATGCCGCGGGGGCCGACGCCGTCATCCTGACCGGCCGAACGGTCGATCCGTACAACCCGAAGGTCGTCCGTGCCACGACCGGGTCGCTCTTCCACCTGCCCATCTCGGTCGGCGCCGACCTGGCGACGACTGTCGAGCGCGCACACGGCGCCGGTCTGAGGGTCATCGCCGCCGATGTCGGGGGAGAGGATTTCCTCGCGTCGAGACACGTCCTCGCCGAGCCCACCGCGTGGCTCTTCGGCAACGAGGCGAGGGGACTCGAAGAGGACGCCATCCAACTCGCCGACCTGACGTTGCGCCTACCGATCTACGGCGCGGCGGAGTCGCTGAACCTTGCGACCGCGGCCAGCGTGTGCCTCTACGAGACGGCTTTCGCGCAGCGTGCCGAAGCCTGA
- the rplT gene encoding 50S ribosomal protein L20 produces the protein MARVKRAVNAQKKRRVILERASGYRGQRSRLYRKAKEQVTHSLVYAYRDRRKRKGDFRRLWIQRINAAARQNGITYNRFIQGLGLAGVQVDRRMLAELAVHEPAVFASLVATAKGALPENVNAPRSA, from the coding sequence ATGGCTAGAGTCAAGCGGGCTGTCAACGCCCAGAAGAAGCGTCGCGTCATCCTCGAGCGCGCCTCCGGTTACCGGGGCCAGCGTTCGCGGCTGTACCGCAAGGCGAAGGAGCAGGTCACCCACTCGCTCGTCTACGCGTACCGCGACCGTCGGAAGCGCAAGGGCGACTTCCGCCGCCTGTGGATCCAGCGCATCAACGCCGCAGCGCGCCAGAACGGCATCACGTACAACCGCTTCATCCAGGGCCTCGGTCTCGCGGGTGTTCAGGTCGACCGTCGCATGCTCGCCGAGCTCGCCGTGCACGAGCCCGCCGTCTTCGCGAGCCTCGTCGCAACGGCCAAGGGTGCACTGCCCGAGAACGTCAACGCCCCGCGCAGCGCCTGA
- the rpmI gene encoding 50S ribosomal protein L35, whose product MPKQKTHSGAKKRFKVTGSGKIMKQQANLRHNFEGKPTKRTRRLSADKALAPGDAKVAKKLLGH is encoded by the coding sequence ATGCCGAAGCAGAAGACCCACTCGGGTGCCAAGAAGCGTTTCAAGGTCACCGGCAGCGGCAAGATCATGAAGCAGCAGGCGAACCTTCGCCACAACTTCGAGGGCAAGCCGACCAAGCGCACGCGCCGTCTGTCGGCGGACAAGGCCCTCGCACCCGGTGACGCCAAGGTCGCCAAGAAGCTTCTCGGCCACTGA
- the infC gene encoding translation initiation factor IF-3, producing MKEEFRISDPRTNDRIRVPEVRLVGPNGEQVGVVRIEVALRLAQDADLDLVEVAPNSKPPVVKIMDYGKFKYEAAQKAKEARRNQANTVLKEVRFRLKIDNHDYETKRKRAEGFLKSGDKVKAMILFRGREQSRPEQGVRLLRRFAEDVAEFGTVESNPTIDGRNMVMVVAPHKNKSEVKTEQNAQRAANKEAARTARTGSEETDEADEAE from the coding sequence ATGAAAGAGGAGTTCCGCATCAGCGATCCCCGCACCAACGACCGCATCCGCGTCCCCGAGGTTCGTCTCGTCGGGCCGAACGGTGAGCAGGTCGGCGTCGTCCGTATCGAGGTGGCGCTGCGCCTGGCACAGGATGCCGACCTCGATCTCGTCGAGGTGGCACCAAATTCGAAGCCTCCCGTGGTCAAGATCATGGACTACGGAAAGTTCAAGTACGAGGCTGCTCAGAAGGCGAAGGAAGCGCGCCGCAATCAGGCCAACACGGTTCTGAAAGAGGTTCGGTTCCGGTTGAAGATCGACAACCACGACTATGAAACGAAGCGCAAGCGCGCCGAAGGCTTCCTCAAGTCGGGCGACAAGGTCAAGGCCATGATCCTGTTCCGCGGTCGCGAGCAGTCGCGTCCCGAGCAGGGTGTACGCCTCCTCCGCCGCTTCGCCGAGGATGTCGCGGAGTTCGGAACGGTCGAGTCGAATCCCACGATCGACGGGCGCAACATGGTCATGGTGGTCGCACCGCACAAGAACAAGTCCGAAGTCAAGACGGAGCAGAACGCGCAGCGCGCGGCGAACAAGGAAGCCGCCCGTACGGCGCGCACCGGCTCCGAGGAGACTGACGAGGCCGACGAGGCCGAGTAG
- a CDS encoding DUF1844 domain-containing protein, with the protein MDTIRDDDQQDSARQARWEEQERAASAATRDIADVPAVEVITTASVHLMSAAAVKVGLADDPETQTDLDEARKLINALAGLITAGAPEISDMHARSLRDGLRSLQLAFREASTIPDPIGKGPGEKWTGPVT; encoded by the coding sequence GTGGACACGATTCGAGACGACGACCAGCAGGACTCAGCCCGCCAGGCACGCTGGGAGGAGCAAGAGCGCGCCGCCTCCGCGGCCACGCGCGACATCGCGGATGTCCCCGCCGTCGAAGTCATCACGACCGCGTCCGTCCACCTCATGAGCGCGGCCGCGGTCAAGGTCGGGCTCGCCGACGACCCCGAGACGCAGACCGACCTCGACGAGGCACGGAAGCTCATCAACGCGCTGGCGGGACTCATCACCGCCGGCGCCCCCGAGATCAGCGACATGCACGCCCGTTCGCTGCGCGATGGTCTCCGTTCGCTTCAGCTCGCATTCCGCGAGGCATCCACGATTCCCGATCCGATCGGCAAGGGTCCCGGCGAGAAGTGGACCGGCCCCGTCACCTGA
- a CDS encoding SseB family protein: MSPDTDGRHDDHLADSAGVPWEGRSFEANRHATDDGSADPALLAALDAFRSGSGDQVAIVDAYRSARLLIPLVAERGDEGVGVHGQLVDKTQELSIVTVAAPDGRRVLPVFTSVEAMGRWDAAARPVPADGVRTALAAVDDDTDLIVIDPTSETEFVLRRPAVWAIARSEPWEPSFSSPEVFAGLSASIGGELAVLDLEVAPGDPTGRLRGPELLVRLQLVDGLDKAALDAVLSRLATRWASDDRIAVLVDSLTVKLTRG, translated from the coding sequence ATGTCGCCGGACACTGACGGTCGGCACGACGATCACCTCGCCGATTCGGCGGGGGTCCCGTGGGAGGGTCGCAGCTTCGAGGCGAACCGCCACGCGACGGACGACGGCTCGGCTGATCCGGCTCTCCTCGCGGCGCTCGACGCCTTCCGGAGCGGATCGGGTGATCAGGTCGCCATCGTCGACGCGTACCGGTCCGCGCGGCTGCTCATCCCGCTCGTCGCTGAGCGCGGCGACGAAGGGGTAGGCGTCCACGGGCAGCTCGTCGACAAGACGCAGGAGCTGTCGATCGTGACTGTCGCAGCCCCCGACGGGCGCCGCGTCCTCCCCGTCTTCACGTCCGTCGAGGCGATGGGCAGATGGGATGCCGCGGCGCGCCCTGTCCCCGCAGACGGCGTCCGCACGGCGCTCGCGGCGGTCGACGACGACACCGATCTCATCGTGATCGACCCGACATCCGAGACGGAGTTCGTGCTCCGCAGGCCCGCCGTGTGGGCGATCGCGCGGTCCGAACCGTGGGAGCCGAGCTTCAGTTCGCCCGAGGTCTTCGCCGGCTTGAGCGCGTCCATCGGGGGAGAACTCGCCGTTCTCGACCTCGAGGTGGCTCCGGGCGACCCGACCGGGCGCCTCCGGGGGCCGGAACTGCTCGTGCGCCTTCAGCTCGTCGATGGTCTCGACAAGGCCGCTCTCGACGCGGTGCTTTCGCGACTCGCGACGCGCTGGGCGAGCGACGATCGCATCGCCGTTCTCGTCGACTCGTTGACGGTCAAGCTCACGCGCGGCTGA
- the priA gene encoding bifunctional 1-(5-phosphoribosyl)-5-((5-phosphoribosylamino)methylideneamino)imidazole-4-carboxamide isomerase/phosphoribosylanthranilate isomerase PriA, which translates to MNDFASTPELILLPAVDVADGKAVRLTQGEAGSETNYGDPVDAALEWAHQGADWIHLVDLDAAFGRGNNAAVIRKVIKQVKGVQVEVSGGIRDDRSLESALDSGASRVNLGTAALENPEWAADVIGRYGEFIAVGLDVRGTTLAARGWTREGGDLWTVLERLEAAGCSRYVVTDVTKDGTLRGPNLELLQEMTARTPKPVIASGGVSSLDDIAALRELVPLGVEGAIVGKALYAGAFTLAEALDVAGH; encoded by the coding sequence ATGAACGATTTCGCATCGACGCCCGAACTGATCCTGCTACCTGCCGTCGACGTCGCCGACGGCAAGGCGGTCCGACTGACGCAGGGGGAGGCGGGTAGCGAGACGAACTACGGCGACCCCGTCGACGCCGCGCTCGAGTGGGCCCACCAGGGTGCTGACTGGATCCACCTGGTGGACCTCGACGCCGCGTTCGGTCGCGGCAACAACGCCGCAGTGATCCGGAAGGTGATCAAGCAGGTGAAGGGCGTCCAGGTGGAGGTGTCGGGGGGCATCCGCGACGACCGTTCGCTGGAGTCGGCTCTCGACAGCGGCGCGTCCCGTGTCAACCTCGGCACGGCGGCGCTGGAGAACCCCGAGTGGGCGGCGGACGTGATCGGCCGCTACGGCGAGTTCATCGCCGTCGGGCTCGATGTGCGCGGCACGACGCTCGCGGCGCGCGGATGGACGCGCGAGGGTGGCGATCTCTGGACTGTCCTCGAGCGCCTCGAAGCGGCCGGTTGCAGCCGCTACGTCGTCACCGACGTGACGAAGGACGGAACCCTTCGCGGTCCGAACCTCGAGCTCCTGCAGGAGATGACCGCCCGCACGCCCAAGCCTGTCATCGCGTCCGGCGGCGTTTCGAGCCTCGACGACATCGCGGCGCTGCGCGAGCTGGTGCCGCTCGGTGTCGAAGGCGCGATCGTCGGCAAGGCTCTTTACGCGGGTGCCTTCACGCTCGCCGAGGCACTGGATGTCGCCGGACACTGA
- the hisH gene encoding imidazole glycerol phosphate synthase subunit HisH — protein sequence MSSRPLVAVLDYGSGNVHSAVKALAAAGADARLTADRGLVMDADGLVVPGVGAFSAVMAALQKIRGGELIDRRLAGGRPVLGICVGMQVLFEHGVERGVDTEGLGEWPGAVTELDAPVLPHMGWNTVQVGEGSRLFTGIEDERFYFVHSYGAQKWQLDVQGPFRQPALTWCDYGTPFLAAVENGPLAATQFHPEKSGEAGIRLLSNWVQGLSRTNL from the coding sequence GTGAGTTCACGACCGCTCGTGGCGGTCCTGGACTACGGCTCCGGCAACGTCCACTCCGCCGTCAAGGCGCTCGCGGCCGCCGGAGCGGACGCTCGGCTGACGGCCGACCGCGGCCTCGTCATGGACGCCGACGGCCTCGTGGTCCCCGGAGTGGGGGCCTTCTCGGCAGTTATGGCGGCACTGCAGAAGATCCGGGGCGGCGAGCTCATCGATCGGCGTCTTGCGGGCGGTCGTCCCGTTCTGGGCATCTGCGTCGGGATGCAGGTCCTCTTCGAGCACGGTGTCGAACGCGGTGTCGACACTGAAGGACTCGGCGAGTGGCCGGGCGCCGTCACAGAGCTCGACGCGCCCGTACTTCCGCACATGGGGTGGAACACCGTGCAGGTCGGGGAAGGGTCACGCCTGTTCACCGGCATCGAAGACGAGCGGTTCTACTTCGTGCATTCGTACGGTGCGCAGAAGTGGCAGTTGGACGTCCAGGGACCGTTCCGCCAGCCGGCGCTCACGTGGTGCGACTACGGAACTCCGTTCCTCGCCGCCGTCGAGAACGGCCCGCTCGCGGCGACCCAGTTCCACCCCGAGAAGTCGGGGGAGGCGGGCATCCGCCTGTTGTCGAATTGGGTCCAGGGCCTCAGCAGGACTAACCTCTGA
- the hisB gene encoding imidazoleglycerol-phosphate dehydratase HisB — protein MSRTAEHRTASLRRATSESTVELELNLDGTGRSHIETTVPFFDHLLTAFAKHSLTDLTVRASGDTEIDAHHTVEDVAIVLGQAVREALGDKRGISRYGDALVPLDEALAQAVVDISGRPYLVHSGEPAGYEFHLIGGHFTGSLVRHTFEAIAFHAGLTVHVTLLAGRDPHHIAEAEYKAFARAFRQAKALDPLVDGVPSTKGAL, from the coding sequence ATGAGCCGCACCGCCGAACACCGCACCGCCTCCCTGCGGCGCGCGACGAGCGAGTCCACCGTCGAGCTCGAGCTGAATCTCGACGGAACGGGTCGCAGCCACATCGAGACGACGGTGCCGTTCTTCGATCATCTCCTCACCGCCTTCGCGAAGCACTCCCTGACGGATCTGACGGTGCGCGCCTCCGGCGATACCGAGATCGACGCCCACCACACCGTGGAGGACGTCGCGATCGTGCTCGGACAGGCGGTGCGCGAGGCTCTCGGCGACAAGCGAGGGATCTCCCGTTACGGCGATGCGCTCGTGCCCCTCGACGAAGCGCTTGCGCAGGCCGTCGTCGACATCAGCGGACGACCCTACCTCGTCCACTCGGGTGAACCGGCAGGCTACGAGTTCCACCTCATCGGTGGTCACTTCACGGGGTCGCTCGTGCGGCACACGTTCGAAGCGATCGCGTTCCACGCCGGACTCACCGTGCACGTCACGCTCCTTGCCGGCCGCGACCCGCACCACATCGCGGAGGCCGAGTACAAGGCGTTCGCACGTGCGTTCCGGCAGGCCAAGGCGCTCGATCCCCTCGTCGACGGCGTTCCGAGCACGAAGGGTGCGCTGTGA
- a CDS encoding histidinol-phosphate transaminase — protein sequence MTSRLDRLPLRDDLRGLTPYGAPQAALPVALNVNENTHAVPQDVADDILDSIAFALRDVNRYPDREFTALREGFAEYLGHGLTADQIWAANGSNEVLQHLLQAFGGPGRTAFGFAPTYSMYPLLARATGAAWIAGTREADYTITADAASSQVATADPDVVFLCSPNNPTGTPLSLDVIEAVYAASRGIVVVDEAYVEFAPHGTPSALSLLPGRERLVVSRTMSKAFAFAGARVGYLAADPAVIDALRLVRLPYHLSALTQAAATAALRHSDTMLRMVDDIVAQRDRISATLEALGYLPHESWTNFVLFGGVDDPADTWRRLYDRGILIRDVSIPHHLRVTAGTEDETTAFLDALASIDSEA from the coding sequence GTGACTTCTCGCCTGGACAGACTCCCGTTACGTGACGATCTCCGCGGTCTGACGCCGTATGGAGCGCCGCAGGCAGCCCTGCCGGTTGCGTTGAACGTCAATGAGAACACTCATGCGGTACCCCAGGACGTCGCGGATGACATCCTCGACTCGATCGCCTTCGCACTACGAGACGTGAATCGCTACCCCGACCGGGAGTTCACCGCACTTCGTGAAGGATTCGCCGAATACCTGGGGCACGGACTCACTGCCGACCAGATCTGGGCGGCGAACGGCTCCAACGAAGTGCTGCAGCACCTGCTGCAGGCGTTCGGTGGGCCGGGGCGGACGGCCTTCGGGTTTGCTCCGACGTATTCGATGTATCCCCTGCTTGCGCGGGCAACCGGCGCGGCCTGGATCGCAGGCACCCGTGAGGCCGACTACACGATCACGGCGGATGCCGCATCGTCGCAGGTCGCGACAGCCGATCCGGACGTCGTCTTCCTGTGTTCTCCGAACAATCCCACCGGCACGCCCTTGTCCCTCGACGTCATCGAGGCCGTGTACGCGGCCAGTCGCGGGATCGTCGTCGTCGACGAGGCGTATGTCGAGTTCGCGCCGCACGGCACACCGTCCGCGCTCTCGCTTCTCCCGGGCCGTGAGCGCCTCGTGGTTTCGCGCACGATGAGCAAGGCATTCGCTTTCGCCGGCGCACGTGTCGGATACCTCGCTGCGGACCCGGCCGTGATCGACGCGCTTCGGCTCGTCCGGCTCCCTTATCACTTGAGCGCTCTTACTCAAGCGGCCGCGACGGCCGCGCTCCGTCACTCCGACACGATGCTCCGGATGGTGGATGACATCGTGGCGCAGCGCGATCGGATCTCGGCGACGCTGGAGGCGCTGGGCTACCTCCCGCACGAATCCTGGACGAACTTCGTCCTCTTCGGCGGCGTCGACGATCCCGCCGACACATGGCGACGACTCTACGACCGCGGCATCCTCATCCGCGACGTGTCGATCCCGCACCACTTGCGCGTGACGGCGGGCACGGAAGACGAGACGACCGCATTCCTCGATGCGCTCGCGTCGATAGACTCGGAGGCATGA
- a CDS encoding LysM peptidoglycan-binding domain-containing protein, translating into MSAYTATIAPETRLRLTVRGRRVLAFLVAAPIAVLLTYGLISGGAALASRDNGATVPFSVVTVSYGDTLWSIAQEVAPTSDPRDVVDAIARLNALPGGLIEIGQTIAIPAEYSTAQ; encoded by the coding sequence ATGAGCGCCTACACCGCCACCATCGCCCCCGAGACCCGGCTCCGCCTAACGGTCCGTGGCCGTCGCGTTCTCGCGTTCCTGGTCGCAGCTCCCATCGCCGTCCTCCTCACGTACGGGCTGATCAGCGGGGGAGCGGCACTTGCGTCGCGCGACAACGGCGCAACGGTCCCGTTCTCGGTTGTCACGGTCTCGTACGGCGACACGCTGTGGTCGATCGCCCAGGAGGTCGCGCCCACGTCGGATCCGAGAGACGTCGTCGACGCGATCGCGCGTCTCAACGCCCTTCCCGGTGGCCTCATCGAGATCGGCCAGACCATCGCGATCCCGGCCGAGTACTCGACCGCGCAGTGA
- the lexA gene encoding transcriptional repressor LexA, translating into MSEAAGRERPQTRRRKSLSDKQLAILEVIQRSIARHGYPPSMREIGDAVGLKSLSSVTHQLNQLELSGYLRRDAGKTRAMEVLIDLPGTAGENPADTAPTVGDAALVPLVGRIAAGVPITADQQIDEVFPLPRQLVGKGDLFMLKVSGESMIDAAICDGDWVVIRSQSTADNGEIVAAMLDGEATVKTFRQRDGHTWLLPRNSAFEPILGDDAVVLGKVVAVLRAV; encoded by the coding sequence ATGAGCGAAGCGGCCGGGCGGGAAAGGCCTCAGACGCGGCGCCGGAAGAGCCTGAGCGACAAGCAGCTCGCGATCCTCGAGGTGATCCAGCGGTCGATCGCGCGTCACGGCTATCCGCCCAGCATGCGAGAGATCGGCGATGCGGTCGGCCTCAAGTCGCTTTCGAGCGTGACGCATCAGCTCAACCAGCTCGAACTGAGCGGGTACCTCCGACGCGATGCCGGAAAGACCCGTGCCATGGAGGTCCTCATCGACCTCCCCGGTACGGCAGGCGAGAATCCCGCCGACACCGCCCCGACGGTCGGCGACGCTGCCCTCGTGCCACTCGTGGGGCGGATCGCGGCCGGTGTTCCCATCACCGCCGACCAGCAGATCGACGAGGTCTTCCCCCTCCCGCGTCAACTCGTCGGCAAGGGCGATCTGTTCATGCTCAAGGTCTCGGGCGAGTCGATGATCGATGCCGCCATCTGCGACGGCGACTGGGTCGTCATCCGATCGCAGTCGACCGCCGACAACGGCGAGATCGTCGCGGCGATGCTCGACGGCGAAGCGACGGTGAAGACCTTCCGCCAGCGCGACGGACACACGTGGCTTCTCCCCCGCAACTCGGCGTTCGAGCCCATCCTCGGCGATGACGCGGTCGTCCTCGGCAAAGTCGTGGCGGTGCTTCGCGCCGTCTGA